The following proteins are co-located in the Anser cygnoides isolate HZ-2024a breed goose chromosome 2, Taihu_goose_T2T_genome, whole genome shotgun sequence genome:
- the STK17A gene encoding serine/threonine-protein kinase 17A, with product MSPEEKPPPPQAGRCRGARPPQPQPQAQPRRGGLLSEIRTAIRSEPFHLRYRLSPGRELGRGKFAVVKKCIQKDTEKEFAAKFMRKRRKGQDCRMEIIHEIAVLELAQCNLWVINLHEVYETATEMILVLEYAAGGEIFDQCVAEREEAFKEKDVKRLMKQILEGVSFLHRNNVVHLDLKPQNILLTSKSPLGDIKIVDFGLSRIMKSSEELREIMGTPEYVAPEILSYDPISTATDMWSIGVLAYVMLTGISPFLGDDKQETFLNISQMNVSYSGEDFDLISESAVDFIKTLLVKKPEERATAEECLQHPWLEQSDEPISRAWNESAGGESSNVTQQDADSASEKSVDVEKTEEEESIVTEELIVVASYTLGQCRQSEKEKATEQKAISKRFKFEEPLLQEIPGEFIY from the exons ATGAGCCCCGAGGAGaagccgccgccgcctcaggccgggcgctgccgcggcgcccgcccgccgcagccccagccGCAGGCGCAGCCCCGTCGGGGCGGGCTGCTGTCGGAGATCCGCACGGCCATCCGCAGCGAGCCCTTCCACCTGCGGTACCGCCTCAGCCCCGGCCGCGAGCTGGGCAG AGGGAAATTTGCAGTGGTGAAGAAATGTATCcagaaagacactgaaaaagAGTTTGCAGCGAAATTcatgagaaaaagaagaaagggtcAAGACTGTCGGATGGAAATAATCCATGAAATTGCAGTCCTTGAGTTGGCGCAATGCAACCTGTGGGTCATTAACTTGCATGAAGTTTATGAAACTGCAACAGAGATGATTTTAGTCCTGGAATA TGCCGCTGGAGGTGAAATATTTGACCAGTGTGTTGCTGAAAGAGAGGAAGCCTTCAAAGAAAAAGACGTTAAGCGACTTATGAAGCAGATCCTGGAAGGAGTTTCCTTCTTGCACAGAAACAATGTAGTTCATCTTGACCTAAAG ccCCAAAACATTCTACTAACCAGTAAGTCTCCTCTGGGAGACATAAAGATAGTAGATTTTGGCCTTTCCAGAATAATGAAGAGCAGTGAAGAACTGAGAGAAATTATGGGAACTCCAGAATACGTAG CTCCTGAAATTCTGAGTTATGATCCAATCAGTACAGCAACCGATATGTG GAGCATTGGAGTACTGGCATATGTTATGCTAACAGGGATATCGCCTTTCTTAGGGGATGATAAACAAGAAACATTCTTAAATATATCTCAAATGAACGTAAGTTACTCTGGAGAAGACTTTGACCTCATATCAGAGTCTGCTGTGGATTTCATCAAAACTTTGCTGGTTAAGAAACCTGA GGAACGGGCAACTGCTGAGGAATGTCTTCAACATCCATGGTTAGAACAAAGTGATGAACCTATTTCCAGGGCCTGGAATGAGAGTgcaggaggggagagcagcAATGTCACCCAGCAAGATGCAGATTCTGCCTCTGAAAAATCTGTTGATGTTGAGAAAACCGAGGAGGAAGAATCAATAGTGACAGAAGAACTAATTGTAGTGGCTTCATATACACTGGGACAATGTAGGcagtcagaaaaagaaaaagcaactgaGCAGAAAGCCATTTCCAAACGATTTAAATTTGAGGAACCATTGCTGCAAGAAATACCAGGAGAATTCATTTACTGA